The following are from one region of the Mesorhizobium sp. B2-8-5 genome:
- a CDS encoding efflux RND transporter periplasmic adaptor subunit → MLPAAGLPTAAIVAAVLSLAGCSQEKAEVVQEVVRPVKVVEIGEAQTTRQLDYSGSVRARTEMNLGFRIAGKVTERLVDIGQHVNEGDVLARVDPADYELSVKSAAASLDAAERQVETVDLARKRAEQLYAKNFAPKSQLDQARLTYDQAVATRDAARSTLAQAQNQVQYADLKASKNGIVTAISADVGQVVAAGTPVMTVAVDGEKEVSIAVPEMDIAGFKPGKEVKANFWSDEGLTLDGKVREVAGSADPQSRTFAVRVSLPNDPRVLLGMTANVQATVGSKAQLVSIPLTAMTEKDGKQIVWTVDRASDTVHPRPIKVANFTADGVAVADGLKQGDVVVAAGTQFMTENLKVKLSGDAQQSASADDVTTTSSLH, encoded by the coding sequence ATGCTGCCGGCCGCCGGCCTCCCAACCGCCGCCATCGTCGCAGCAGTGCTCAGCCTCGCCGGCTGCAGCCAGGAGAAGGCCGAGGTCGTCCAGGAAGTCGTCCGGCCGGTGAAGGTGGTCGAGATCGGCGAGGCGCAGACCACCCGTCAGCTTGATTATTCCGGTTCGGTGCGCGCCCGCACCGAGATGAATCTCGGCTTCCGCATCGCCGGCAAGGTCACCGAGCGTCTGGTCGATATCGGCCAGCATGTGAATGAGGGCGACGTGCTCGCCCGCGTCGATCCAGCCGATTACGAATTGTCGGTGAAGAGCGCTGCTGCCAGCCTCGACGCTGCCGAGCGCCAGGTCGAGACCGTCGACCTCGCCAGGAAGCGCGCCGAACAGCTCTATGCCAAGAACTTCGCGCCGAAATCGCAGCTCGATCAGGCGCGGCTGACCTACGACCAGGCGGTGGCGACGCGCGATGCCGCGCGCTCGACGCTAGCCCAGGCGCAGAACCAGGTCCAGTATGCCGATCTCAAGGCCAGCAAGAACGGCATCGTCACCGCCATCTCCGCCGATGTCGGCCAGGTGGTCGCCGCCGGCACGCCGGTGATGACCGTCGCGGTCGACGGCGAGAAGGAAGTGTCGATCGCGGTGCCGGAGATGGATATCGCAGGCTTCAAGCCCGGCAAGGAGGTCAAGGCGAACTTCTGGTCGGACGAAGGGCTCACCCTTGACGGCAAGGTCCGCGAGGTCGCCGGCAGCGCCGATCCGCAGTCGCGCACCTTCGCCGTCCGGGTTTCGCTCCCCAACGATCCGCGCGTGCTGCTCGGCATGACCGCCAATGTCCAGGCGACCGTCGGCAGCAAGGCGCAACTGGTATCGATCCCGCTGACCGCGATGACCGAGAAGGACGGCAAGCAGATCGTCTGGACGGTCGATCGCGCCTCCGACACGGTGCATCCCCGTCCGATCAAGGTCGCCAACTTCACCGCCGACGGCGTCGCCGTGGCCGACGGCCTGAAACAGGGCGACGTGGTGGTCGCGGCCGGCACCCAGTTCATGACCGAAAACCTGAAGGTCAAGCTTTCCGGTGACGCCCAGCAATCCGCCTCGGCGGATGACGTCACGACCACCAGCAGCCTGCACTGA
- a CDS encoding TetR family transcriptional regulator — MSEAANIVADPARQENVTRILDCAERLFRHYGYGKTNVADIARELGMSPANIYRFFASKVEIHQAVCGRMLGASYKMAYEIMHLPISAEERLRRYIHAQYKMTLEVMLDQEKVHEMVIVALERDWGVIDKHVNSIHDLYAEVIREGIEAGEFREQDPETASRCFGAATVILCHPQMVAQCLAKTNRAMPDELIDYAIRALK, encoded by the coding sequence ATGTCAGAAGCCGCCAACATCGTGGCAGACCCCGCCAGACAGGAGAATGTGACGCGCATTCTCGACTGCGCCGAGCGCCTGTTCCGCCACTACGGCTACGGCAAGACCAACGTCGCCGACATCGCCCGCGAACTCGGCATGTCGCCGGCCAACATCTACCGCTTCTTTGCCTCCAAGGTCGAAATCCACCAGGCCGTCTGCGGCCGCATGCTCGGCGCCAGCTACAAGATGGCCTACGAGATCATGCACCTGCCGATCAGCGCCGAGGAGCGCCTGCGCCGCTACATCCATGCCCAGTACAAGATGACGCTGGAGGTCATGCTCGACCAGGAGAAGGTGCATGAGATGGTGATCGTCGCGCTGGAGCGCGATTGGGGCGTCATCGACAAGCATGTCAACAGCATCCACGACCTCTACGCCGAGGTGATCCGCGAGGGCATCGAGGCCGGCGAGTTCAGGGAGCAGGATCCCGAGACGGCTTCGCGCTGTTTCGGCGCCGCCACAGTCATTCTCTGCCATCCGCAGATGGTGGCGCAGTGCCTTGCCAAGACCAATCGGGCGATGCCCGACGAACTTATCGACTACGCCATCAGGGCCTTGAAATAG